In Kushneria marisflavi, the following are encoded in one genomic region:
- a CDS encoding LysR family transcriptional regulator, producing the protein MDRFDEMRIFLRVAETCSFRRTAESLGMPASTISDAVRHMETRLGVRLLDRTTRVVAPTLDGEAWYQRCLAIVGEVEDAEAAFAGGDVKGRLRVDVHGTLARHFLLPTLPDFLRAQPQLELVMSEGDRLVDLIREGVDCVVRVTEPADSDLIARRLGVLPETIVAAPAYLERYGLPLTPDELEGHRVVAFLSSKTGAPMDLEMMVNGQIVTRRLPTSFVTTGAETMVDAARLGLGLVQVPRYHVTADIAAGRLIEVLTHYAPAPSPVVALYPRNRQLSPRLRVFLDWLATRSFTA; encoded by the coding sequence ATGGATCGTTTTGACGAGATGCGTATCTTCCTTCGCGTGGCGGAAACGTGCAGCTTCCGGCGCACGGCTGAAAGCCTTGGCATGCCGGCCTCGACGATTTCCGACGCCGTCAGGCACATGGAGACGCGACTGGGCGTTCGCCTGCTGGATCGTACTACCCGGGTCGTTGCGCCCACTCTGGACGGCGAGGCCTGGTATCAGCGCTGTCTTGCGATCGTCGGCGAGGTCGAGGATGCTGAAGCCGCCTTTGCCGGCGGCGATGTAAAAGGCAGGCTTCGAGTGGATGTTCATGGCACGCTGGCACGTCATTTCCTGCTGCCGACCCTGCCGGACTTTCTTCGCGCCCAGCCGCAGCTTGAACTCGTCATGTCAGAGGGCGATCGGCTGGTTGATCTGATTCGAGAGGGTGTCGACTGTGTCGTACGCGTCACGGAACCAGCTGACAGCGATCTCATCGCTCGGCGTCTGGGCGTGTTGCCAGAGACCATCGTCGCTGCACCGGCATATCTGGAACGCTACGGTTTACCCTTGACCCCTGACGAGCTGGAAGGTCATCGCGTTGTGGCCTTCCTGTCATCAAAAACCGGGGCGCCCATGGATCTGGAAATGATGGTCAATGGTCAGATCGTGACACGACGCTTGCCGACGAGCTTTGTGACAACTGGCGCCGAAACCATGGTCGACGCCGCACGTCTGGGGCTTGGTCTTGTTCAGGTACCGCGCTATCACGTGACCGCCGACATTGCCGCCGGACGGCTCATCGAGGTGCTGACCCACTACGCTCCGGCTCCATCTCCGGTCGTTGCCCTCTACCCACGAAACCGTCAGCTGTCGCCGCGCCTGCGAGTGTTCCTTGACTGGCTTGCCACACGATCGTTTACGGCCTGA
- a CDS encoding SDR family oxidoreductase, producing the protein MTEQTLRTALVTGASRGIGAAIAKRLAADGFNVVVNYSGSEQTASEVVAAIESAGGRAVAARADVSDPQQVARLFDESEAIFGIPSVLVNSAGVMQLAPLAESDDALFERTIDVNLKGSFLTMREASRRMADGGRIVNLSTSVVGAKLPTYGVYSATKAAIEVMGDVLSKELRGRNITVNAVAPGPTATDLFLDGKTDEQIETLAKANPLERLGQPEDIASTVSFLVGPEGGWINAQTLRANGGMV; encoded by the coding sequence ATGACCGAACAAACCCTGAGAACCGCTTTGGTGACCGGCGCCTCCCGTGGGATCGGTGCCGCCATCGCAAAACGTCTGGCCGCAGACGGCTTCAACGTGGTGGTCAACTACTCGGGCAGTGAACAGACGGCATCCGAGGTGGTGGCGGCCATCGAGTCGGCAGGTGGGCGAGCCGTTGCGGCAAGGGCTGACGTGTCTGATCCACAACAGGTGGCACGACTTTTCGACGAGAGTGAAGCGATTTTTGGCATACCGAGCGTGCTAGTGAACTCTGCCGGCGTCATGCAGCTTGCGCCGCTGGCCGAAAGCGATGATGCGCTGTTCGAGCGGACCATTGACGTCAACCTGAAAGGCTCCTTTCTGACAATGCGTGAGGCGTCGCGCCGGATGGCCGATGGCGGAAGAATCGTCAATCTCTCCACGTCCGTGGTGGGGGCGAAGCTGCCGACCTATGGCGTTTACAGCGCGACCAAGGCCGCCATTGAGGTCATGGGGGATGTGTTGTCGAAAGAGCTTCGGGGACGCAATATCACGGTCAACGCCGTGGCGCCCGGGCCAACGGCAACGGATCTGTTTCTGGATGGCAAGACCGACGAGCAGATCGAGACGCTGGCGAAGGCCAATCCACTTGAGCGGCTGGGCCAGCCGGAAGACATCGCCAGTACGGTCTCGTTTCTGGTCGGCCCGGAGGGTGGCTGGATCAACGCGCAGACGCTGCGGGCCAATGGTGGCATGGTGTAA
- a CDS encoding NAD-dependent epimerase/dehydratase family protein, with the protein MRILFTGGSGKAGRHATAFLRDQGHQVTNLDCMRSDTPGIATLITDLTDAGQVFNACQAYASLDELEPGTGVPRYDAIVHFAAIPAILHRPDNETYRINTLGTYNVLDAATRLGIPKVIFASSETTYGICFADGEVKPAYLPVDEEHPTVPQDSYAMSKVVNEVTARSFQARSGIDIYGLRINNVIEPHEYREKFPAFMENPGLRRRNIFAYIDARDLGRMVDCCLQTDGLGYQVFNVANDDLSVGLTSAEVIERFYQGVPLRREIGEFETFYSNEKARRMVGFVPQHSWRNELDQ; encoded by the coding sequence ATGCGCATTCTATTTACGGGTGGTAGCGGCAAGGCCGGCCGACATGCGACCGCCTTTCTTCGCGACCAAGGCCATCAGGTGACCAATCTGGACTGTATGAGGTCCGACACGCCCGGTATTGCGACCCTGATCACCGATCTGACCGATGCAGGCCAGGTCTTCAATGCCTGTCAGGCCTATGCCAGCCTTGATGAGCTGGAGCCTGGCACCGGCGTGCCGCGTTATGACGCGATCGTTCATTTTGCGGCTATCCCGGCCATTCTGCATCGGCCGGATAACGAGACGTATCGCATCAACACGCTGGGTACCTACAACGTGCTGGATGCTGCTACCAGATTGGGCATCCCCAAGGTCATCTTCGCCTCCAGTGAAACCACCTACGGCATCTGCTTTGCCGATGGCGAGGTAAAGCCGGCCTATCTGCCCGTGGATGAGGAACACCCTACCGTCCCGCAGGACAGCTACGCCATGAGCAAGGTGGTCAACGAAGTCACTGCGCGCTCCTTTCAGGCGCGCTCGGGCATCGACATCTATGGCCTGCGCATCAATAACGTGATCGAGCCCCATGAGTACCGCGAAAAATTTCCGGCGTTCATGGAGAATCCGGGGCTGCGTCGTCGGAATATCTTTGCCTACATTGATGCCCGGGATCTGGGGCGGATGGTCGATTGTTGCCTGCAGACGGATGGACTGGGCTATCAGGTGTTCAATGTGGCCAATGACGATCTATCGGTAGGGCTGACCAGCGCCGAGGTGATCGAGCGTTTCTATCAGGGGGTGCCACTCAGGCGAGAGATAGGTGAGTTCGAGACCTTTTACAGCAATGAGAAGGCGCGCCGTATGGTTGGTTTTGTGCCGCAGCATTCCTGGCGGAACGAGCTGGATCAGTAA
- a CDS encoding chorismate mutase, whose translation MRDVQQCRDLSEVRQHIDRIDREIVATLAERGYYVHQAAGFKRNEQEVKAPQRVKQVIERVRTMAEEQQGDPGVVEQVYRAMIAAFIEAEMHTHRNNHG comes from the coding sequence ATGAGAGACGTACAGCAATGCCGCGACCTGTCGGAGGTTCGGCAACACATTGACCGTATTGATCGTGAAATCGTGGCCACACTTGCCGAAAGAGGTTATTACGTCCACCAGGCAGCTGGCTTCAAGCGTAACGAGCAGGAAGTCAAGGCGCCTCAGCGTGTCAAGCAGGTCATTGAAAGGGTTCGTACAATGGCCGAAGAACAGCAGGGAGACCCCGGGGTGGTTGAGCAGGTTTATCGAGCCATGATCGCGGCATTCATTGAGGCCGAAATGCACACGCACCGGAACAACCACGGCTGA
- the zwf gene encoding glucose-6-phosphate dehydrogenase has product MTQTDHQHQKDGQQQKAPPPADNTTMFIFGASGDLVKRLLVPSLYNLDRDGLLDRGMSIVGVDIAEHDDDSFRRHLKDFIADKAADRHAEGGGQELDEEHWQDFAQRLHYLQGDFTKPDVFEQIKSHLEQADSDNALFYCATAPRFFSDIAGQLGEADLMKEGDNRYRRLVVEKPFGHDLESAKALNARLLEVMKEEQIYRIDHFLGKETVQNILVARFANVLFEPFWNNHYIDHIQITAAETVGVEKRGNFYEKSGAMRDMVPNHLFQLLAMVAIEPPAAFGADALRSEKAKVLGALRPWPREEVRKNSVRGQYRAGNVNDSDVPGYRDEPDVAEDSNTETFVAMKMMVDNWRWVNVPFYLRTGKRLSARDTEIAICFKPAPYAQFRGTDVESMNSNWLIIQLQPNEGMWFDFQAKRPGPELEMDTVKMGFAYKDFFDLPAATGYETLIYDCLTGDQMLFQRVDTIENSWRAVQPFLDAWAEDNSVEGYEAGSEGPQGAHDLLERDGREWHKIGEVTGPGVAPVPGSSRRK; this is encoded by the coding sequence ATGACCCAGACCGACCATCAGCATCAGAAGGACGGGCAGCAACAAAAGGCGCCCCCACCGGCCGACAACACCACCATGTTCATCTTTGGCGCCAGCGGCGATCTGGTGAAGCGCCTGCTGGTCCCCTCGCTGTACAACCTGGACCGCGACGGTCTGCTTGATCGCGGCATGAGCATTGTCGGCGTCGACATCGCCGAGCACGATGACGACAGTTTTCGCAGACATCTCAAGGACTTTATCGCTGACAAGGCTGCCGACAGGCACGCCGAAGGCGGTGGTCAGGAGCTCGACGAAGAGCACTGGCAGGATTTTGCCCAGCGCCTCCACTATCTGCAGGGCGATTTCACTAAACCGGACGTTTTTGAGCAGATCAAAAGCCATCTCGAGCAGGCTGACAGCGACAACGCACTGTTCTACTGCGCCACGGCACCGCGCTTTTTCAGTGACATCGCCGGGCAGCTGGGCGAAGCCGATCTGATGAAGGAAGGGGACAACCGCTATCGTCGTCTGGTGGTGGAAAAGCCCTTCGGCCACGATCTCGAATCGGCAAAGGCGCTCAACGCCCGCCTACTGGAGGTCATGAAGGAAGAGCAGATCTATCGCATCGACCACTTTCTGGGCAAGGAGACCGTGCAGAACATCCTGGTCGCCCGCTTTGCCAACGTGCTGTTTGAGCCCTTCTGGAACAATCACTATATCGATCACATCCAGATCACCGCCGCCGAAACCGTCGGCGTCGAAAAGCGCGGCAATTTCTACGAAAAAAGCGGCGCCATGCGCGATATGGTCCCCAATCACCTTTTTCAGCTGCTGGCCATGGTCGCCATCGAGCCGCCGGCGGCCTTCGGTGCCGACGCCCTGCGCAGCGAAAAGGCCAAGGTGCTGGGCGCCCTGCGCCCCTGGCCGCGGGAAGAAGTCCGAAAAAACTCGGTCCGTGGCCAATATCGTGCCGGTAACGTCAATGACAGCGATGTGCCCGGCTATCGTGACGAGCCTGATGTCGCCGAAGACAGCAACACCGAAACCTTTGTGGCCATGAAGATGATGGTCGACAACTGGCGCTGGGTGAACGTGCCCTTCTACCTGCGTACCGGCAAGCGCCTGAGCGCACGCGATACCGAGATCGCCATCTGCTTCAAGCCTGCGCCCTACGCCCAGTTCCGTGGCACGGATGTGGAGAGCATGAACTCCAACTGGCTGATCATCCAGCTTCAGCCCAATGAAGGCATGTGGTTCGATTTTCAGGCCAAGCGCCCGGGGCCTGAGCTCGAAATGGATACCGTCAAGATGGGCTTTGCCTACAAGGACTTCTTCGACCTGCCGGCGGCCACAGGCTACGAAACCCTGATTTATGACTGCCTGACCGGCGATCAGATGCTGTTTCAGCGTGTAGACACCATTGAAAACAGCTGGCGCGCCGTGCAGCCCTTCCTGGATGCCTGGGCCGAGGACAACAGCGTCGAGGGCTACGAAGCAGGCTCTGAAGGGCCACAGGGCGCGCATGACCTGCTCGAGCGCGATGGTCGTGAATGGCACAAGATCGGCGAGGTCACCGGCCCGGGTGTGGCCCCGGTACCGGGCAGCTCACGACGAAAATAG
- a CDS encoding ion transporter, with protein sequence MKERVTPFQLFILVLSIYVIGAMAASLLLTLPPELNRLLQYMDYIVCFFFFIDFCQRFMRAESKLAYMRWGWIDLLACIPAGLFQGARMFRVVQVLRVLRAVKSMEMIWRLLFRNRAEGVFASAATATVLLVAFGAITMLMVERPNPASPIETAEDALWWAIVTITTVGYGDYYPVTTLGRVVAVLLMIGGVGLFGSFAAYISSIFIADDSERESREARAQRDMTRALHHQIRELTGEVRELRERLDQMHNTSSPPSLPGEDEKGPDRRS encoded by the coding sequence ATGAAAGAGCGCGTCACTCCCTTTCAGCTGTTTATCCTGGTGCTATCGATCTATGTGATCGGCGCCATGGCCGCCAGCCTTTTGCTGACGTTACCGCCGGAACTCAACCGGCTGCTGCAGTACATGGACTACATCGTCTGTTTTTTCTTTTTCATCGACTTCTGCCAGCGTTTCATGCGCGCCGAGAGCAAGCTGGCCTATATGCGCTGGGGCTGGATTGACCTGCTGGCCTGCATCCCGGCCGGCCTCTTTCAGGGCGCGCGCATGTTTCGTGTGGTACAGGTGCTGCGCGTACTGCGGGCAGTCAAATCGATGGAGATGATCTGGCGTCTCCTGTTTCGCAACCGTGCCGAAGGCGTGTTCGCTTCGGCCGCGACCGCCACGGTACTGCTGGTCGCCTTTGGGGCCATCACCATGCTGATGGTGGAAAGACCCAACCCGGCAAGCCCGATCGAAACCGCCGAGGACGCCCTGTGGTGGGCGATCGTGACGATTACCACGGTAGGCTATGGCGATTATTATCCGGTCACCACACTGGGAAGAGTTGTGGCCGTGCTGTTGATGATCGGTGGCGTAGGACTGTTCGGCAGTTTTGCCGCCTACATCAGCTCGATCTTCATTGCCGATGACAGCGAACGGGAATCCCGCGAGGCGCGCGCCCAGCGAGACATGACCCGCGCCCTTCATCATCAGATTCGTGAGCTGACCGGCGAGGTACGCGAGCTGCGCGAGCGGCTGGATCAAATGCACAACACGTCCAGTCCTCCCTCCCTGCCGGGCGAAGACGAAAAAGGCCCCGACCGGCGTTCATGA
- the argC gene encoding N-acetyl-gamma-glutamyl-phosphate reductase: MTSRVFVDGQEGTTGLRIFDYLQARDDIELLRIDSERRKDRDERARLINQADVVFLCLPDEASREAASLVDNPDTCLIDASTAFRTDPTWTYGLPELTPGQRTRIRKSKRIANVGCHASAFIMLVRPLIDAGLLPSDYPYSAFSLTGYSGGGKKMIADYEAATDGSLDAPRPYALTLAHKHLPEMRIHGGIDHAPVFTPIVGHFLKGLSVNIPLQRSYLPEGTTAESITRVWQAHYDGAPFVNVMSAQDSEVLDGGFFDVTACNDTNRVDLCVFGNEERLALVARLDNLGKGAAGAAVQNMNIHLGLDETTGLTCRLG, encoded by the coding sequence ATGACATCCAGGGTATTCGTGGATGGCCAGGAAGGCACGACGGGCCTGAGAATTTTTGACTATCTACAGGCACGCGATGATATCGAGCTTTTACGTATCGACAGTGAACGCCGCAAGGACCGTGATGAGCGGGCACGTCTGATCAATCAGGCCGATGTCGTCTTTCTCTGCCTGCCGGACGAAGCCTCGCGGGAAGCGGCCTCTCTGGTCGACAATCCCGATACCTGTCTGATCGATGCCAGTACTGCCTTTCGAACTGACCCGACATGGACCTACGGCCTGCCGGAACTGACGCCGGGCCAGCGAACGCGCATCCGCAAGAGCAAGCGCATTGCCAACGTAGGCTGCCATGCCAGCGCGTTCATCATGCTGGTACGCCCGCTGATTGATGCCGGACTTCTGCCATCGGACTACCCCTATTCGGCCTTTTCACTGACCGGCTACAGTGGTGGTGGCAAGAAGATGATTGCCGACTATGAAGCTGCAACCGATGGGTCGCTGGATGCGCCGCGCCCCTACGCCCTGACACTTGCCCACAAACACCTGCCGGAAATGCGCATTCACGGTGGCATTGATCACGCCCCGGTATTTACCCCGATCGTGGGTCATTTCCTGAAAGGGCTGTCGGTCAATATCCCGCTTCAACGCTCATATCTGCCCGAGGGCACCACTGCCGAAAGCATCACCCGCGTCTGGCAGGCGCACTATGACGGCGCGCCCTTTGTGAACGTCATGTCGGCGCAGGACAGTGAGGTCCTTGATGGCGGCTTTTTTGACGTCACGGCCTGCAATGATACCAACCGCGTCGATTTGTGTGTCTTTGGCAACGAGGAGAGACTGGCGCTGGTTGCCCGTCTGGATAATCTCGGCAAGGGTGCCGCCGGGGCGGCCGTCCAGAACATGAATATCCATCTGGGGCTTGATGAGACCACAGGCCTGACCTGCCGGCTCGGTTAA
- a CDS encoding sensor domain-containing diguanylate cyclase — protein sequence MSHCLPPPADDCPSIEALDKLNIAALVYQCGERITLEGINCSARTLLNHFDTIRTDEPWQWVPDETDCHPVQEWCRDGAATECGQTPRVRWLRFNECGRRMALNLTGCRLKSKGKVARVMLVLQDCTQQIVQHEELRRSQRCISSIINATPMGICVLTENGRFEMVNPAYCRFHGYEEHELIGRPFSMVVPYSSHQYLRRQQHGAMGSRHGHAQHFGECELVARHGQRHTVIVESVRIEGEDGRPRDVVFLVDISERKKLEMALEEKNVRLEYLATHDELTGIRNRRFGISSLEAALEQAERQDLDISVALLDIDHFKRVNDDHGHTVGDQVLQQFAEVLSRQLRASDILVRWGGEEFMLILPGIDVSGAFQALERLRHSLALELFSPSGLQVTFSAGIIDARGMRSNDLVESVDQKLYQAKGRGRDRIVS from the coding sequence ATGAGTCATTGTCTGCCGCCGCCTGCTGACGACTGCCCGAGCATCGAGGCACTCGACAAGCTCAACATTGCAGCGCTGGTCTACCAGTGCGGCGAGCGCATTACGCTTGAAGGTATCAACTGTTCGGCGCGAACCCTGCTGAACCATTTTGACACCATCAGGACGGATGAGCCCTGGCAATGGGTACCTGACGAAACGGACTGCCATCCTGTTCAGGAATGGTGTCGTGATGGTGCGGCCACCGAGTGTGGACAGACGCCACGTGTCCGCTGGCTCCGCTTTAATGAATGCGGTCGACGCATGGCATTGAACCTTACCGGTTGTCGCCTGAAAAGTAAGGGGAAGGTTGCTCGCGTCATGCTGGTGCTGCAGGACTGTACTCAACAGATCGTTCAGCACGAAGAGCTCAGGCGTAGCCAAAGGTGTATCTCCAGCATCATCAATGCCACTCCCATGGGCATATGTGTGCTCACCGAAAATGGCCGCTTTGAAATGGTTAACCCGGCCTACTGCCGCTTTCATGGTTATGAAGAGCACGAGTTGATCGGCCGCCCCTTTTCGATGGTGGTGCCCTACAGCAGCCATCAGTATCTCCGGCGCCAGCAGCATGGCGCGATGGGTAGCCGTCATGGTCATGCTCAGCATTTCGGGGAGTGTGAGCTGGTGGCACGTCATGGCCAGCGTCATACGGTGATCGTCGAGAGCGTGCGTATTGAGGGGGAAGACGGCCGGCCTCGCGATGTGGTCTTTCTGGTCGATATCAGCGAGCGCAAAAAGCTCGAAATGGCGCTGGAAGAGAAAAACGTACGCCTTGAATATCTTGCCACCCATGACGAACTGACCGGCATTCGCAATCGCCGGTTTGGCATCAGCAGTCTTGAGGCGGCGCTTGAGCAGGCCGAGCGCCAGGATCTGGATATCAGCGTTGCCCTGCTGGATATCGACCACTTCAAGCGTGTCAACGATGACCACGGCCATACCGTCGGCGATCAGGTGCTTCAGCAGTTTGCCGAGGTGCTGTCGCGCCAGCTGCGAGCCAGCGATATTCTGGTGCGATGGGGCGGTGAGGAGTTCATGCTGATCCTGCCGGGGATCGACGTTAGCGGCGCCTTTCAGGCGCTTGAGCGTCTGCGTCACTCTCTGGCGCTTGAACTTTTCAGCCCGAGCGGGCTTCAGGTGACCTTCTCGGCCGGCATCATCGATGCTCGCGGCATGAGAAGCAACGATCTGGTCGAAAGCGTGGATCAAAAGCTTTATCAGGCTAAGGGACGCGGTCGCGACCGAATCGTTTCCTGA
- a CDS encoding copper resistance protein NlpE, producing the protein MKRAFSSGILLAVAGLALAGCSQQPEMSSAPQVMSVAESWQGVLPCADCEGIDTELTLVSSGMTGFASTYTLKQRYLGTDDRAKVQTRSGDWVVTRGNQVDPQAVIYRLDPQGSNSCMNFQVIGNDRLRQLDCNGQPINTTQNIELRHVAQPVRPASGSAAQSMPYSG; encoded by the coding sequence ATGAAAAGAGCTTTTTCCAGCGGTATCCTGCTGGCCGTAGCAGGTTTGGCACTGGCAGGCTGCAGTCAGCAGCCGGAAATGTCGTCGGCACCGCAGGTCATGTCCGTGGCGGAAAGCTGGCAGGGCGTATTGCCATGTGCAGATTGCGAAGGGATTGATACCGAGCTGACGCTGGTGTCTTCCGGAATGACCGGTTTTGCGTCGACCTATACGCTCAAGCAGCGCTATCTGGGGACCGACGACCGGGCAAAGGTACAGACGCGTTCGGGCGACTGGGTCGTCACGCGCGGCAATCAGGTTGACCCACAGGCCGTGATTTATCGACTTGACCCACAAGGCAGCAACAGCTGCATGAATTTTCAGGTCATCGGCAATGACCGGCTTCGTCAGCTGGATTGCAACGGCCAGCCGATCAATACCACGCAAAACATCGAGCTGCGCCACGTCGCTCAGCCGGTACGGCCAGCGTCGGGGTCTGCTGCTCAGTCCATGCCCTATAGCGGATAG